Within the Vespa crabro chromosome 5, iyVesCrab1.2, whole genome shotgun sequence genome, the region CGTATTTTACGTTCTCGGTGCATCCGCCTATATCACGTTCTTAGCAAAATATCTCGAAGTGCAGTATAATACCTCAGCCGCTGGCGGCACGGTTATTGCCGGCAAgtaatcttcattattatttttttttttttttttctattaataaataatttttatatcatgttAACGTAATCACAATTGTTTTAGGCCCAATATCCTTGGTGGGCATGGTATTAGGATTTTTATTATCAGGATTGGTGATAAGTAAATTCAAGCCAGGTCCTAGACCATTGCTAGCTTGGAACGTTCTCGTTGGTGTTTGCTTCGTCGCAggacaaatttcttttatctttctcggATGTTCCGATGTAGGAATCGAAGGAGTCGATCTTAAGACTATGCAGTGAGTACGTCCTCGATTACTTTCCCGAATGATATGAATTCGtgagagaataattttattcgagcAAAAAatgcatttgaaaaaaaaaaagaataaaaaattatatgcatTCTCATATACAACAGTTAAGATCGTTCTAAAAagttctattaaaatatttcgtttgaaaatacAATTTCGATAATCcaagaaaatcaattattaattagctGAACTAaggtaaaaatttaaaaatgattatatacgTTCGACAGAATGAATTTAACGTCGAATTGCAACGCTGCGTGCAATTGCGAATACGTTAAATATGCACCGGTTTGTCACGAGCCCTCGAAAACGACCTTCTTCTCAGCCTGTCACGCAGGATGCCGTACGATAGTAGACGACAAGGAATTTGGTAACTGCAGTTGCGTACCGTCGATAAAACTCAGTTGTGTGAATGATCGATTGGACGAgaataaagatgaagaaggtTACTTTGAAAACAAACTCCAGGCACTTGATGTCCGATTATCCACTAACTTAGACAAGGTCCGAGCTGGTCCATGTCCATCCAGTTGCAATGGACCATATTTGCTCTTCATGGTGCTCACTTGCATCATACAAACTCTTGCCTGTTCCGGGAAGATTGGCAATGTTCTCGTTAACTATAGAAGCGTTGAGAAGAAGGACAAAAGTTTTGCTCAAGGTGTCACACTTATGATAATATCATTGTTCGCACTGATACCAGGACCAATAATTTACGGTGCGATCATTGATTCGACCTGTCTGATCTGGGAAGAATCCTGTGGGACAAGAGGCAACTGTTGGTTCCATCATagagaaaattttcgatatctCGTTAATATCACGTCGGCTGGTAAGtataatatcgtttcttttactttttttctgtctcttatCTCGAGAACATTCGAACGAGAAAAGCGATCGATTttcaaaaatagatattactttttcctttctctttttttttttttcttttcattccttcaTTTCACTCTTCTAGGATTTTCTATAATAGGAGTACTCTTTGACGTAGCCGTGTGTTATCTCGGAAAGGATTTAGATCTTTATGGGACACTTGAGAACGACAGACGTCGGGAATTCATCAAAGAGGACAATTGCGAGAACATCACCGGTGTTAACAAGAGAAAGGTTGTTAATGGAAACGCGAATCAAAGGATAGAACACACGCATCTGTAACGTTCCTCGAATTTTATACTCGATGAaatggatttaaaaaaaagaaaaaaaaaaagatgaagaagagagagagagggagagaaagaaaatgatacgaGGAGTGTTCAAACGATAGTTTTGGAGTTTTAATCATAGAAAATTGTGATTTTATGAGATTTGCTAGGTACCTGAGAATTGCCGGGAAGATATCTAATAACATTTAACGAACGTTGACCGTTCGAGTTATCAcggtggaaaaaaaatgatattttatattatatactatatatatatatcgtatgcacgtatatgtatatatataatattattttattacgatcgAGAAAGATATTTGGGTTATTGACAAGACATAACTCAAACGTATATAAGATACGAATattaagatgataataataattattgcaagaaaagaaatgaaaagataggagaagaaaaaaagaacgaacaaagAAGGTTTCGTTTGGATCGagtaatcgaaataaaaaaatgtttccaatgaTAGATcgttttgttatcgttaattgacacatgcatacgtacgacacttatatatacacacatacacacacacacacacacacacagacacacgatacatatacatttcaggtatattaatgaaatattcgcAGTAAGGTTTTTTCGCCGTATTGTAAATAAAGTACgagatttttgttttctttaaaaaaaaaaaaaaaaaaacaaaaaaaagagagagagagagagagagagaaagaaaaaaaaagaagaaagaaaaagataaaagaacatCGAAGTTCCTCCTGTtcccgtcattatcgtcacgGCACCAAAACGCTTTTAGATATCTTTAGCTCGTTTGCTTcggaaataaaatacaaacgCCATCGTCAAATCGTTTACGAGTTTGTTgctatcgatcgattgatcgatcgtatTATCGCGGTAG harbors:
- the LOC124424466 gene encoding solute carrier organic anion transporter family member 74D, with product MSNGCGIFGIYPKWLRDRATPKNFIAVYGLLGTVQAMAFIYIVVTLTTLEKRFKIPSRTTGLILSGNEISQILSLILTYYGGSGHRPRWIAVGVGLSALSCLVLALPHFIFGPGRDAMALTKEYLDQTLLNATTVPRDIAICPRTNEPEHCDDEALLDVSLLPRLLVFLSQFILGIGTTLYYGLGQTYLDDNTKKKNTPMLLGFTFALRTVGPAIGFLLGYGCLSLYIDPTLHPVITKKDPRWLGAWWLGWIILGVTMGMFAILIAMFPRDLPRPRNTLKNNGELPLKLELALQEKSTRSSLSIRSTNSLKQEHVPTMREFPAAMKRLLTNWLLTCNNLSGVFYVLGASAYITFLAKYLEVQYNTSAAGGTVIAGPISLVGMVLGFLLSGLVISKFKPGPRPLLAWNVLVGVCFVAGQISFIFLGCSDVGIEGVDLKTMQMNLTSNCNAACNCEYVKYAPVCHEPSKTTFFSACHAGCRTIVDDKEFGNCSCVPSIKLSCVNDRLDENKDEEGYFENKLQALDVRLSTNLDKVRAGPCPSSCNGPYLLFMVLTCIIQTLACSGKIGNVLVNYRSVEKKDKSFAQGVTLMIISLFALIPGPIIYGAIIDSTCLIWEESCGTRGNCWFHHRENFRYLVNITSAGFSIIGVLFDVAVCYLGKDLDLYGTLENDRRREFIKEDNCENITGVNKRKVVNGNANQRIEHTHL